The genomic stretch AGTTCTCTCTTACTGTTAAACATAGgaagttctgtgtgtgtgtctgccacAAATCACGTTCACAATGTTTGTGGTTCATCTCAGGACACACTCTTGCTTTTATCATACCATGTTGGCCTTAGGTCAATGTAAACGTACTTTAAACAGCTCAGGCCATTCTGACTCTGATGTGTCTGTTGTACATGAAGAATGTTACCAGAATGGCATCATCAACACAAATCAGAAATCTTCTTTCACTACTTTGATATGAAGACGTAATGCAAAGAAAATCTTTTAGTGGCTTTGTGACAAGATTGCTTAAATTAGATTTAGAAGTTTTATAAAGGTAATTATTTGCTGTGTGTATataagagagagatggagagaggttTGTGTGTATATTCTCTTTTTATGGTGGTACACTCTTgttccctccctttctctctctcacacacacagaggaacAATCAGCTTCGTTTCCATCCTTTGCATGCATAGTTTTGTGTTTGGCTGGGCAGGACTATTAATAGTGTTAAATAATGAGTAGAATGGCTTCATTGTGCTGGATGCTATGGCCACAcattcatgtgtgtttgtgtgtgtttgtgcacagaTCTCTCTCTGTTGAGGTTTATTAGTGCTGAGTTGACTAGAGGATATTTTCTGGAACACAACGAGGCCAAATACACAGAGCGGAGGGAGAGGGTCTACACCTGCCTGCGGATTCCAAAAGAACTGGAGAAGGTACCAAGCAAAACACTACACGGTCCATACACAACTACATAATGCATGAACTCATCTATTCAGTCAACTAAGcaaaatataaagaaacaaataattcCTGATAAACAACCATTACAGTGTAATTTATCACACTGCACATCAATTCAGGGTTTCACAACTGCCAGTTTACAAACCCCTAGTGGTTCATGAtggacaatacatttttaaaaaataaaataaaataaaataacaatagaaATGTAACTCTTTACTctgaaaaacaataattaaacaaattattaatGGTATTTATTAAAAGATGAACACTAAATCACATTTAAAGtgcttaattttgttttgaatatgtaagctattttgttattttaaattttaaagcaAAGTTGAAGGAACACTGTTTTATGAATAGGACCATTCAAAAAATATGACTGataatcccaaacactgactgtgtgaacatagTCTAAATGTGAAATAGAACGTTTAATCTGAGTTGTGATTGGAACATAAGACATGTTAACATCATTAGTTTCATTTCCACAGTTTTACCTTCACACCCCTTTTCCTTTGCCCATTTCTTTAGCCTTATTCAAAGCTGAGGTGGGATTGAGCATTGTTAAAATAGGGGGTTTAATGACCCTTAAAATTTCAGGggataaataatgtaaaaagtacctaaaatgggctttagtaccgccagtgggaaagggcctaaaaAGCCCTTTAGGTTGTAGAGGGACTGTGGTAATCCTTTTCCACTGATATGGTTCAGGggcgggttcctgggccggttCTGGGCCAGTGCAAATTCTCGAACTGTTCCACGAGTTTCCACCGCAGAAGAGGCTGTTCTGGGCTGGAAAAACTGGTGCCGGGCTATAGGGGTTCAGCAGACAAAAATATTGGAAACACCTTTGTTAAATCAACAGTTTGCTTAATTAAAAGTTAATAGATGTATTTAAGCTGTATTTTAGTAAAGACAGAACAATTGGCATGCGCATGACATATCTGCTCTAACTTGACGCGATGTTTGAGAAGTTTTAGTTCATATATGAGGTCAGTAAGTAACATGTTTACCACATCCAGgattgtcactgatctttttCTCTCACTCTGTAGCTGATGATCTTTGGGTTTTTCCTGTGTCTGGATGTGTTTCTGTACGTGTTCACTCTGCTGCCCCTCAGAGTGCTGCTGGCCCTGATCAGACTGCTGACACTGCCTTGCTGCGGCCTCAGGTAACACACTTCATTCAGGATACACATAGGGGAATATTCCCAATAGTAGGACTTTTATAAGATTCTTATATTACAACAGGCAAAACTATCTGAACTGCCTACCTCATCATTTTACTGTTTTACTGCACACAGACACCGGGTTGAATGCCATTCAGAATGGAATTGAGAGTGCCTTTTAAATAACTgttcaattcctgaatttgaattgatgTAGCAAACAGGATgtgtttttcaattgttatttgaatttaaaggtgcactcattaattttttgaagtatgtcgaagtggcttacattggcctacactgacacctagtggcctggatgctgtaTCATTTAAACAGTAGTTTTCATTTACCTATGCCATTTTAGAAATTAACTGTGCAAAGTAAGCCAGGATAAAATcaaatccatgaatgaaagtgtccaataacagggcagttaccgagattaagcgagaagtattcagctggtcatgtgatgctaacatggctgctcCCATGTGGcacccctgctccatgtagaataaaatagcttttatgaggttactgatatgactgagcacttcatctcacatgattagtcatgattttatacatatgtttcaaaattactattaatttctttagaagtaaaactttttaaatgaggaaagaaaattactgagtgaaccaTTAAGGAAGGagattaaaatgaaacaaaattaaaagaaattcataTTAATGTGCTGAATGAGAAAACTAAAATCTTTTAGCTGTGATGGTTTATTAGTTGTTTTAACAGTTTTGACAGCTTAGTTTAGAGAAATATGTCTAATCggttgagaaagaaaaaaaaatcaggaaataAATAGGCGTAATtgcaaaaaagaatgaaaaatgataatgatttaattttgaaGCACTAGTCCAATTAGTGTTGGACTAATGCAATTTCTAATTGAACTGATTGTGACTTTTTTTAATTGCAGTTCAGTAATTCCTCTTCCTGTTATTCAAATTCCAATTCAGCATCCTGTGGGCCGTGGTCAGTTCAAATTCCATCTCATGAATTgaaattcttaaattctgaattttgcccaacACTGATACATGGACACAGAGGCCAAAATAATTGTTCATATGGGTGTAGCTGCTGTTCACTCTATATTCTTCTGCCTGCAGGGCTAGTATATGCCCCTACTGAAAAAAAGAGCAGGTATGCAGAAAAAATTGACTGCAGCTGTTTTGAACACACAACCGTGCTGGTATGAATGCAGCAGCTATGTTcaaatgcatacatacatacattttcattcaccttttctttttttctcacacaGGCTGCAGTCTAATCTTGTGCTTTTGTGCTTGGATTTTACCTTGGAATACTAAAACACTGTCCTCAACACAACACATCTAATGTTTATCTTTCAGTATTTAGATTGTACTTCTATGATCAGCCACAGGATGACAGTGTGATTAACTTAAACAAGTGaagctatagagctgttcaggttgtagttcaAAAATCCAGAAtggaatttgccatgggttcccttgggaTTTTTCTATAGgttttttaatttataataatatttttcaatgtgaattttgaagccatattgaattgcttacttttttttaaaataaacacagtggcttcaaaatttacgttTGAGGtattgaagtgtgtaatttatgttgtagaacaaaacgtcctcATATCGGTGTAAAAATGCACTTGACAATGGAAATTCATTCATTGGTTACAGAATTTAATACTCAATTTATATTTATTGGAATGATATCCAATGAATTGCACATTCATTTATTATCCAAAATACAGTTCTTGGGCCTGTAAATGTAAAACctagcattatttttttttctttttttctttcagtatTCCACTACCATGTAAACTGTCCCTCACATTATATTTGTGACTCTAGCATGGTTTCTGAATTGACCAATTCACAGATTCTGTGATGCATCACATCATTTAGTAAATCTTAATCAAATGAAATCCTTGtcagagcaaatatttacacccttaatctttaaaaatatttaagtagtaGTATAATTTATGCTTTTGTTTAgaaataataatgcattttattattcttttagaAAACCTGAACTGATCTTGTAATAGATGTGTTTGGTTATGTTTACATTTGCCCAGCACAAGTCATGTGTTTTGCATGATGCATGCACCACTGAGGATCTGACTCCTGATCACTAACCCAGTggctgtgtgtgaaagaaaaatTGTTAAGTGGTTGGAATTGGCTAGTATTCAGTTACCTGATTCCAGATGTCTACAGAGCCAGTTTAACCAGGagatttttttctgtatttatgtgtgtgtgtgtctgtgtgcgtccGTGCGCAGTGGGTCTCGAATCTTACAGCCTGCTCAAGTATGTGATGTTCTCAAGGGTTTCATCATGGTTCTGTGTTTTTTCATGATGACCTATGTGGATTATTCCATGATGTACCATCTGATCCGGGGTCAGTCTGTCATAAAACTCTACATCATCTACAACATGCTAGAGGTACTGCAACACAACACTCACATATGTAACTGCAAATAATAAGAGCAGGAGCAATATGAACACACTTTCTGTCCATCCTCTAGGTGGCAGATCGCTTGTTTTCATCTTTTGGTCAGGATATTCTGGATGCTCTGTACTGGACTGCCACAGAACCTAAAGAGAGGAAGAGAGCTCATATAGGAGTGATCCCACATTTCTTCATGGCTGTTCTCTATGTCTGTATCCTTCACATCAGTGTTATAAAAAGTTCCAAATAGTCATATTTGATTATAAGTAAGGATACATTTATTGAAAGGGACTGTATTAAGTAAGGATACCTTTATTGAAAGGGAATATATTAAGTCATTGAAAGTTAAAGTAATCCATGAGGGAAATAAAACTAGTAGAAATGTTGCTActaatattgtatgtattttcttAAGTATCAATTGAAGGAGTGAATGGCATAAACAAAAGCACAAGCTGGTCATAGCCATGACACCCAAGTTGAGTGGGCTAATAGTAGCTAAAAGTTAcatggaaatttaggagcaactcttaaaaattagggccgtgtcactcctaattttaggccTCGTACAATTTTCATCAAAGTAATTCATTAAtcattttaacactaaaagtagctcctaaacccacgacagcttagaagtcctCCTGAGAACTGCTAACaccctaagagtgactcacaaacgatctgaagcatggctgctgtcgtcaatccacattacaaacaatatattagaatattattatgacattgactGTTTAAAAAGGTATCACCTGAATCGCAATTGAgtctatgtattttaataatataatattgtaatataaatattataatgttgacattgaccttAAAAAAGGTAACTCCTGAATCGCGagtgtgtttttattattgtaaacatAGTTAGAGATGCAGTTTCTCTCCCAAAAactgaaacaacccaattacattgcagagtttttaaaacctTTATCTCCACTCCCTGGCCACAGGCAAAAATgaatgctgtgtttatgatgctGTTGACAGGATGCACGCTCGTTTCTTTACGTCAACACAACAAATGTTCATCAACTgaaaaatatctatctatctaatgtattatgtatgtatatcGTCTGTCTTAGCTGACAAATAGCTGTTCCCTTTCTACCAGTCACAGTAGGTGGTTTAAAAGAGCGCGCTCAAAAAACGTGATGCCATCCATACCAATGAGGTCAACTCagccttactcttatcttaagatttccttagtaaaacttgctcttagcagttttgtgaataggtttatagcaaaaactccaagtggtaagataaaaatctttgtgaatactgGCCCTGGTTTATTATGAATAATAGTTTCTATATAATACTGTGTTGCTGATGGTAAATATAAGTGCAGAATTAgattaaaacaatacaaattttttatcaaattaatttagtgatgtgctgattaattaatcgaattaattgcagTTAATCGCATAACAATATTTACtgtgaaaggcccccaaataaaggtaatttagaatataatgattaaaataaatattatatttccaACAATTCAAATACTTTACATTATATGcatatattgtggcaacagacaagtaaaagcatttagacaatacaaaaagtgggtccacccccccccccccagtttgtAATTCctaatgctctctaagtcctcgtggtggcgtagtgactcgcttcaatccgggtagcagaggatgaatctcagttgcctccgttgtcaaactgtcaatccacgcatcttatcatgtggcttgttgagcatgttaccatggagacgtagtgcgtgtggagtaAAATTTTTGTCCTTAGGACTAAattgttctattgtttttttatttatattttatccccttttcccccattttggaatgcccaattcccactacttagtaggttctcatggtggcgcggttactcaccgcAATCCGGGtgagagccacgtgataagatgcgcagattgactgcctcagaagcggaggcagtcaatctgcgcatcttatcatgtggctctttgtgcatgacaccacggagactcgcagcatgtggagtctcatgcactctccgcgatccacacacaacttaccacgcgccccattgagagcgagaaccactaatcgcgaccatgagaaggttaccccatgtgactctaccctccctagcaaccgggccaatttggttgcttaggagacctggctggagtcactcagcacaccctggattcgaactcgcgactccaggggtggtagtcagcgtttttacttgctgagctacccaggccccgttctgttattttctttaaactttctgttacataaatacataaacatttttaataatgccTGTATACTtgtaaaacatctaaaaataGAATAAGTAATAAGTGCGACTGCTGCAGGCGCAATGTTAATTTATAACAAGTTGGGGGTGGGATTAATTGCAtaaaattgacagccctaatatatatatatatatatatatatatatatatatatatatatatatatatatatatatatatatatatatatatattttattattcacagGGGTGGTTTAAATTGgctgttttaaataaatactgtCATGTGCATATGGTAATCAGCCATAGGTTAAAATTTTCCTTTATTGCTAATGAGTTTTGCATGCCATTCTGATTATGGTTCAGGCCACCACACTGAACGTGGCTTTCAACTCGCACAACAAGTCACTGCTCACCATCATGATGTCTAATAATGtgagtaaacacacacacgcacagtcaCAATCTTGTTACACTGCATATATGATTAGTTAGACTTAAATAAGAATTTAATCTCTTTGTCTTGTATATTTTGATACACAGCATTACATAATTTCACACCTACTCTTTAAAGTCCATCTTGACATATGTGGTGTTCTCTTTGTAGTTCGTAGAGATCAAAGGAAGTGTATTCAAGAAATTTGAGAAAAACAACCTTTTCCAGATGTCCAATAGTGGTAGGTCCAAGTATGCTTTGTCTCTGTATAAACGATAAACATGTTTAACTAAAACTTTGAGTCATTTTACTTATGTATTGTCTCAATGTTACTGTGTGTCTCTGTTATTATAGACATTAAAGAAAGGTTTACAAACTACATACTCTTACTAATCGTCTGTCTCAGAAACATGGAGCAGTTCTCCTGGAATCCAGGTGTGCAGTTGTCCACTGAGAATTCATCTTAGAATTTGTGCATATGAGTTGATGTGTgtattgattatttattattgCTCATAGATCACCTGTGGGTGTTGTTTCCTGATGTGTGCATGGTCATCGCCTCAGAGGTTGCAGTGGACGTTGTCAAACATGCCTTCATCACCAAGTTTAATGACATCACGGCAGATGTGAGTTAAAAGTTTTGTTGCATGGAATGCCAGGTCTACGGTGCTCCGGTTTAACCAGGCCACATTGTAATACAATGTGAATGTGAAGACATTGTGCCAACATGTGTTCATATTGTTTAATCATTAATGTTAgtgtttaataattatttaatgcaCTAATAATGTAAACTGTAAAGAATTAATACGAAAGTATAATACCCACCACATTCCATCCCTGCAATAAGTAACAACAAATTCAAACAGCGAGCGGTATCGTGATCTTACCATAAGCTGTGAAGGTATCATGACAACCCTAGTTTAGTTATGTAGAAATGTAGGACAATAATATGACACAATATGATAATATGATATTGAATATCTCCTTTTAAAAGAAGTACTGTAACTAATGCAGTACTGATTGAAAGCTTACAGTGGGAAGGTTTGTGAGTGTGACCTAATGCTACTCCAGTTTCAacacttttaatacattttcaagttCATGTTACTTTAGGCCATGTACCTCCTTTGATCAAATCAAAACATTGGTTTACCACCTAGATACACTAATGTTCCCTCTAAATTTTTAAAGTATGTGAGCAACATAATGCCATATtttgataaatatcaatattccTCTAATTAAGACAAATCTTTGTGCTGCAATACCCTCATCAGTCCCCAGACTGGCCCTTATGCAGATCTATGGAAGGACTCTTTcaggcagaaaaaaaaacataaacaaaaaatgcaCACCTCAATAAGACTAAATTTGTAATTTCTTATCAGTGCAGTTGTGCTAGTGTGCACTTTGAATGCGGTCAGCAAGATCTTATTCACATCCCACATTGCAAATATGGGCTAACCttgaatgtaataaaaaaatattatttttaacaaaatgtagGCATATATTAAATTTTACAGTCATGTTCATAACACTTTTGGACTCTCCACATACCATcagagattctgaagtgcgcatCCACTGGACACTTTTCTATCCCATAATGCCTCAGAAGCTGAGGAGACAtcatattataaatgttttaaatggaattttttttaattttatataaattataaatatacattttctgatgcattgtgatcttcatttgaatgatctcgatatcgattcttaattCCCAAGATCGAACTTTACTCTATGCGCAGCCCTCTACAATGataggaaatcactcacatttgcaaccaaatttcacactatttgacaaaaaatatatatatttggcaactggctagtaaatgtttaaatttcacTCACCCAGTGATTGTGTGATATAGTGGTGGAATTTTCTGCAGTGacatcctttcactgtgtgtt from Myxocyprinus asiaticus isolate MX2 ecotype Aquarium Trade chromosome 7, UBuf_Myxa_2, whole genome shotgun sequence encodes the following:
- the LOC127443635 gene encoding transmembrane anterior posterior transformation protein 1 homolog isoform X1, which gives rise to MADSVAAGLGDENETENEDNEREKRLFSGVRKTGKHAGVSDVTESLGFYERKAKCKERKSNVSAPAAQEKAAKIPNKVKSSSSNLSLLRFISAELTRGYFLEHNEAKYTERRERVYTCLRIPKELEKLMIFGFFLCLDVFLYVFTLLPLRVLLALIRLLTLPCCGLSGSRILQPAQVCDVLKGFIMVLCFFMMTYVDYSMMYHLIRGQSVIKLYIIYNMLEVADRLFSSFGQDILDALYWTATEPKERKRAHIGVIPHFFMAVLYVFLHAILIMVQATTLNVAFNSHNKSLLTIMMSNNFVEIKGSVFKKFEKNNLFQMSNSDIKERFTNYILLLIVCLRNMEQFSWNPDHLWVLFPDVCMVIASEVAVDVVKHAFITKFNDITADVYSEYRASLAFDLVSSRQKNAYTDYSDSVSRRMGFIPLPLALLLIRVVTSSVKIQGSLSIVCVVLFYLGMITLKVLNSIVLLGKSCTYVKEAKMEEKLFQNPPSATPSRVSSRAHRTKHTREPPGVPVEEECMSASVTTQPTHTDEYPTPQLPTSESDQFLTTPDESEEKSLIQDETELTHRAPKKDLLEIDRFTICGNRID
- the LOC127443635 gene encoding transmembrane anterior posterior transformation protein 1 homolog isoform X2 → MADSVAAGLGDENETENEDNEREKRLFSGVRKTGKHAGVSDVTESLGFYERKAKCKERKSNVSDLSLLRFISAELTRGYFLEHNEAKYTERRERVYTCLRIPKELEKLMIFGFFLCLDVFLYVFTLLPLRVLLALIRLLTLPCCGLSGSRILQPAQVCDVLKGFIMVLCFFMMTYVDYSMMYHLIRGQSVIKLYIIYNMLEVADRLFSSFGQDILDALYWTATEPKERKRAHIGVIPHFFMAVLYVFLHAILIMVQATTLNVAFNSHNKSLLTIMMSNNFVEIKGSVFKKFEKNNLFQMSNSDIKERFTNYILLLIVCLRNMEQFSWNPDHLWVLFPDVCMVIASEVAVDVVKHAFITKFNDITADVYSEYRASLAFDLVSSRQKNAYTDYSDSVSRRMGFIPLPLALLLIRVVTSSVKIQGSLSIVCVVLFYLGMITLKVLNSIVLLGKSCTYVKEAKMEEKLFQNPPSATPSRVSSRAHRTKHTREPPGVPVEEECMSASVTTQPTHTDEYPTPQLPTSESDQFLTTPDESEEKSLIQDETELTHRAPKKDLLEIDRFTICGNRID
- the LOC127443635 gene encoding transmembrane anterior posterior transformation protein 1 homolog isoform X3; translation: MIFGFFLCLDVFLYVFTLLPLRVLLALIRLLTLPCCGLSGSRILQPAQVCDVLKGFIMVLCFFMMTYVDYSMMYHLIRGQSVIKLYIIYNMLEVADRLFSSFGQDILDALYWTATEPKERKRAHIGVIPHFFMAVLYVFLHAILIMVQATTLNVAFNSHNKSLLTIMMSNNFVEIKGSVFKKFEKNNLFQMSNSDIKERFTNYILLLIVCLRNMEQFSWNPDHLWVLFPDVCMVIASEVAVDVVKHAFITKFNDITADVYSEYRASLAFDLVSSRQKNAYTDYSDSVSRRMGFIPLPLALLLIRVVTSSVKIQGSLSIVCVVLFYLGMITLKVLNSIVLLGKSCTYVKEAKMEEKLFQNPPSATPSRVSSRAHRTKHTREPPGVPVEEECMSASVTTQPTHTDEYPTPQLPTSESDQFLTTPDESEEKSLIQDETELTHRAPKKDLLEIDRFTICGNRID